The proteins below come from a single Chryseobacterium nepalense genomic window:
- a CDS encoding helicase HerA-like domain-containing protein yields the protein MADKTQFIEELSAKYTSKGEYIILGKGMLDGEVVPEVNVAIPLKTINRHGLIAGATGTGKTKTLQVFAEQLSHKGIPSLVLDIKGDFSGIAEAGTENPVIQERYAKTQLPYSPQAFPVELMTISGERGVKLRATVTEFGPVLLSKILQLNDTQQSIMAIVFKYCDDKGLPLIDLNDLKKVLQYVTENPQGKAELSADYGSIASSSLGAILRSIVALEQQGASKFFGELSFDVHDLLQTRDGKGVVNILRVADIQSKPQLFSTFMLSLFAEIYMTFPEEGDTGKPKLVLFIDEAHLIFDESSKALVSQIETMVKLIRSKGVGIYFITQIPGDVPEAVLSQLGLKIQHALRGFTAKDKKEITKAVENYPTTEFYDAATLIQNLGIGEAFVTALDEKGIPTPLVHTYLISPESRMDVLNDAEISDLTGQSALVIKYENVVDRDSAYEMLVRRMEQAAAEAPVNQKTKPAKEEPGMVEQILQSKAARTFTGTLMREGAKAILGMLGLGGRRR from the coding sequence ATGGCAGACAAAACACAATTTATTGAAGAACTGAGTGCAAAGTATACATCAAAAGGAGAATATATTATTTTAGGCAAAGGCATGCTGGACGGAGAAGTGGTTCCTGAAGTAAATGTTGCGATTCCTTTAAAGACGATCAACCGTCACGGACTTATTGCAGGAGCTACGGGAACCGGGAAAACCAAAACCTTACAGGTGTTTGCTGAGCAGCTTTCCCACAAAGGAATTCCTTCCTTGGTTCTGGATATAAAAGGAGATTTCTCGGGAATTGCAGAAGCAGGAACAGAAAATCCGGTTATTCAGGAACGTTATGCCAAAACACAGCTTCCGTACAGTCCGCAGGCTTTTCCTGTAGAATTAATGACGATTTCGGGAGAAAGAGGCGTAAAGCTGAGGGCTACCGTAACGGAATTCGGGCCGGTACTGCTGAGTAAGATCCTTCAGCTGAACGATACACAGCAAAGTATCATGGCCATTGTTTTTAAATATTGTGATGACAAAGGACTGCCTCTCATTGATCTGAATGATCTTAAAAAGGTTCTTCAGTATGTTACCGAAAACCCGCAGGGAAAGGCGGAACTCTCGGCTGATTATGGTTCAATCGCATCATCTTCATTGGGAGCAATTCTGAGGTCTATCGTAGCACTGGAACAGCAGGGAGCGTCAAAGTTTTTCGGTGAATTAAGTTTTGATGTACATGATTTGCTGCAGACAAGAGACGGGAAAGGGGTGGTTAATATTTTAAGGGTAGCAGATATTCAGAGCAAACCTCAACTATTTTCTACATTTATGCTTTCGCTTTTTGCAGAGATTTATATGACATTCCCTGAGGAAGGCGATACCGGCAAGCCGAAACTGGTATTATTTATAGACGAGGCGCATCTTATTTTTGATGAATCTTCCAAAGCCCTGGTTTCGCAGATTGAAACAATGGTAAAGCTGATCCGTTCCAAAGGTGTCGGAATTTACTTTATTACCCAGATACCCGGAGATGTTCCGGAGGCTGTGCTCTCGCAATTAGGGTTAAAAATTCAGCATGCGCTGAGGGGTTTTACGGCAAAAGATAAAAAAGAAATTACAAAGGCAGTGGAAAATTATCCCACAACGGAATTTTATGATGCTGCCACTTTAATTCAGAATCTCGGAATTGGCGAGGCTTTTGTGACTGCTCTGGACGAAAAAGGAATTCCTACCCCTTTGGTACATACCTATTTAATTTCTCCTGAATCAAGAATGGATGTTCTTAATGATGCGGAAATTTCAGATCTGACAGGCCAATCTGCTTTGGTTATTAAATATGAAAACGTGGTTGATCGTGATTCGGCGTACGAAATGCTGGTAAGAAGAATGGAGCAGGCAGCAGCGGAAGCTCCTGTAAATCAAAAAACAAAGCCTGCAAAAGAAGAGCCGGGAATGGTTGAGCAGATTTTGCAAAGTAAAGCAGCACGCACTTTTACCGGGACGCTGATGCGGGAAGGAGCAAAGGCCATCTTAGGGATGCTGGGTCTCGGCGGTAGGAGAAGATAA
- a CDS encoding 3'-5' exonuclease: protein MYSIIDIESNGAGYRKECIIDIAIYRYDGQKIIDQFISLVNPESDITPFVQKLTNITPKMVKTAPKFHEIARRIVEITANTTLVGHNIDFDYRMLRQSFQRLGYDFKINTLDTIPLAKKLIPDEVSYSLGKLVKSLGIPLTNHHRADGDARATLELFKLLISKDTENEIIQKQHEESNAKTYINKIKVLTQDLPNDKGFVYFQNEEGKIILSDYVQDINKFSKKVFNSKSKRWEEIQKAVEQINYELTGTDIIAKLILNSKGIRKKEILPFGLYHRNQKYVVEKNKLNKAEKPILKFRSFTQGAKAVEFISKLEEYTDVEVFKKKIDFKKRNELWLGSGRRLGEKLFLLVENGKVTSYGFYELFTQIQTLSKISKLKIDLQYQSGDLVNELQLALLRGDFETLPLPK from the coding sequence ATGTATTCAATTATTGATATAGAAAGCAATGGTGCAGGTTACAGAAAAGAATGCATTATAGATATTGCTATTTACAGGTATGATGGGCAAAAAATTATTGACCAGTTCATCTCTCTTGTAAATCCCGAAAGCGATATCACGCCTTTTGTGCAGAAACTCACCAATATAACTCCCAAAATGGTAAAAACAGCTCCGAAATTCCATGAAATTGCACGCAGGATTGTGGAAATTACGGCCAATACTACTTTGGTGGGGCATAATATTGATTTTGATTACAGAATGCTTCGCCAGTCATTTCAAAGATTAGGTTATGATTTTAAAATCAATACTTTAGATACTATTCCGCTGGCTAAAAAGCTCATTCCGGATGAGGTGAGCTATTCACTTGGGAAGTTGGTAAAATCTTTAGGTATTCCTCTTACGAACCACCACAGAGCGGATGGAGATGCACGTGCGACGCTTGAGCTTTTCAAACTCTTGATTTCAAAAGATACTGAAAACGAGATTATTCAGAAGCAGCACGAGGAATCTAACGCAAAAACCTATATCAATAAGATAAAGGTACTTACTCAGGATCTTCCGAACGATAAAGGATTTGTGTATTTCCAGAATGAAGAGGGTAAAATTATTCTTTCAGATTACGTTCAGGATATCAACAAGTTTTCCAAAAAGGTTTTCAATTCCAAATCCAAACGATGGGAAGAAATTCAGAAAGCGGTTGAGCAGATCAATTATGAACTTACTGGAACCGATATTATTGCCAAACTAATCCTGAATTCAAAAGGCATCAGAAAAAAGGAAATATTACCTTTCGGCCTTTATCACAGAAATCAAAAATATGTGGTTGAAAAAAACAAGCTTAACAAAGCTGAAAAGCCAATCCTGAAATTTAGGTCTTTTACCCAGGGTGCAAAGGCTGTTGAATTCATCAGTAAACTGGAAGAATATACGGATGTTGAAGTTTTTAAAAAGAAAATTGATTTTAAAAAACGCAATGAGCTTTGGCTGGGATCCGGCAGAAGACTGGGTGAAAAACTTTTTCTTCTTGTTGAAAACGGAAAGGTGACTTCTTATGGATTTTACGAGCTTTTTACACAGATCCAGACGCTGAGTAAAATTTCAAAATTAAAAATCGATCTGCAATACCAATCGGGAGATTTGGTAAATGAACTGCAACTTGCGCTTTTGCGGGGAGATTTTGAAACACTGCCGTTACCTAAGTAA
- the lysA gene encoding diaminopimelate decarboxylase: protein MNPKELLKIANEFGTPVYVYDAESIKTQYEKLTSSFLKHTKFFYAAKALTNINILKYVKNLGASLDCVSINEVKLGLKAGFTKEKILFTPNCVDLAEIEEAMTFGVHINIDNISILEQFGNKYGNTYPILVRINPHIFAGGNYKISTGHIDSKFGISIHQVRHIERVMKSTNLNVEGLHMHTGSEIKDPDVFLQALDIMLELSEHFPNLKYLDMGSGFKIPYQDTEEETDVKTLGKKVEKVIAEFSKSTGKKFELWFEPGKFLVGKSGYLLVKANVIKQTTATVFVGVNSGFNHLIRPMFYDSYHVIENLSNPKGAERIYTVVGNICETDTFAWDRKLNEVREGDILAFHNAGAYGFEMSSNFNSRLKPAEVLFLDGKAHLIRKRDEFEDLLKNQIEVI, encoded by the coding sequence ATGAATCCAAAAGAATTACTGAAGATTGCCAATGAGTTTGGTACACCGGTGTATGTTTACGATGCTGAATCGATTAAAACCCAATACGAAAAACTTACATCATCTTTTCTTAAACACACGAAGTTCTTCTATGCTGCAAAGGCGTTGACCAATATCAATATCCTTAAGTATGTCAAGAACCTGGGTGCTTCTTTGGATTGTGTATCAATTAATGAAGTGAAACTCGGGCTAAAGGCTGGGTTTACCAAAGAAAAAATATTGTTCACCCCCAATTGTGTGGATCTTGCCGAAATTGAAGAGGCAATGACCTTCGGAGTACACATTAATATTGATAATATTTCCATTCTTGAGCAGTTTGGCAACAAATACGGCAATACCTATCCGATTTTAGTAAGAATCAATCCGCATATTTTCGCTGGAGGAAACTATAAAATTTCAACAGGGCATATCGACAGCAAATTCGGAATTTCCATTCATCAGGTACGCCATATCGAAAGAGTGATGAAGTCTACCAACCTGAATGTAGAAGGGCTGCACATGCACACCGGAAGCGAGATCAAAGATCCGGATGTATTTCTTCAGGCTTTGGACATCATGCTGGAATTGTCTGAACACTTCCCGAATTTAAAATATCTGGACATGGGAAGCGGTTTTAAAATTCCATATCAGGATACCGAAGAAGAAACGGATGTAAAAACGCTGGGTAAAAAAGTAGAAAAGGTAATTGCCGAATTTTCAAAATCCACTGGAAAGAAGTTTGAGCTTTGGTTTGAACCGGGGAAATTTCTGGTAGGAAAGAGCGGTTATCTTTTGGTGAAAGCCAATGTTATTAAACAGACTACGGCAACGGTTTTTGTAGGGGTGAATTCCGGTTTTAATCATCTGATCCGCCCGATGTTCTACGATTCCTACCACGTTATTGAGAATTTATCCAACCCGAAAGGTGCGGAAAGGATTTATACCGTCGTAGGAAATATCTGCGAAACCGATACTTTTGCCTGGGACAGAAAACTGAATGAAGTAAGAGAAGGCGATATTCTGGCATTCCACAATGCGGGAGCTTACGGCTTTGAAATGAGTTCTAATTTTAATTCGAGACTTAAGCCTGCCGAGGTATTATTCTTAGACGGAAAAGCGCATCTCATCAGAAAAAGAGATGAATTTGAAGATCTTCTAAAAAATCAGATTGAAGTAATTTAA
- a CDS encoding thiamine pyrophosphate-dependent enzyme has translation MAKNIAEQIVEMLEEANVKRIYAVTGDSLNHLNIAVKKSSIEWIHVRHEEAGAYAAAAEAELDGFAVCAGSCGPGHVHLINGVYEAHRSHVPMLVIASTIPSNEMGMDYFQETNTIKLFDDCSHYNQMITRPEQVQRTVQTAIQHAISKKGVAVIGLPGDVSELDAEEATTSNKIFKTNPIIRPSDEELNQLASLINESEKVTVYCGIGAEDANPEVVELSKHLKAPVGYSFRGKMAIQPNNPNEVGLTGLLGLPSAYHAMHEADLLLLLGTDFPYEKFMPVKNKIVQIDESPERLGRRAKLELGLAGDVKETIKALLPLLKEKTDANFLKQQLEFYEKVKEDQLTYVKDPGTENGIQPEFVTYTLDKLAKKDAVFTVDTGMCCVWGARYITGTGARKMLGSFNHGSMANAMPMAIGASLAYPGRQVIAMCGDGGLSMLLGDMATIFQYKLPVKIIVYNNRSLGMVKLEMEVGGMPDNETDMVNPDFAMIAHAMGYPGNNVHKPEEVETAIKECLDYNGPYLLNIFTNPNALALPPKIEFDQILGMTKSMAQLMLGGKMEEALDTVKSNYKHIKDIL, from the coding sequence ATGGCCAAAAACATCGCAGAGCAGATTGTAGAAATGCTCGAAGAAGCCAATGTTAAAAGAATCTACGCTGTTACCGGAGACAGTCTCAATCATCTAAATATCGCTGTTAAAAAAAGCAGTATCGAATGGATCCACGTAAGGCATGAAGAAGCCGGAGCATATGCCGCTGCCGCCGAAGCTGAACTGGACGGGTTTGCTGTATGTGCCGGAAGTTGTGGCCCGGGACATGTGCATCTCATCAACGGAGTCTATGAAGCCCATCGTTCGCACGTTCCGATGCTGGTGATTGCCTCCACGATTCCGAGCAATGAAATGGGAATGGATTATTTCCAGGAAACAAACACCATAAAACTTTTTGATGACTGCAGTCATTACAACCAGATGATCACAAGGCCGGAGCAGGTACAGAGAACGGTGCAGACAGCCATTCAGCATGCAATTTCCAAAAAAGGAGTGGCAGTAATCGGTCTTCCCGGCGATGTATCTGAGCTGGATGCGGAAGAGGCAACAACGTCTAACAAGATTTTTAAGACAAATCCTATAATTCGTCCGTCAGATGAAGAATTAAACCAGTTGGCCAGTTTGATCAACGAAAGCGAAAAAGTAACGGTTTATTGCGGTATCGGTGCAGAAGATGCCAATCCGGAGGTTGTGGAATTATCAAAACATCTAAAAGCACCGGTGGGGTATTCTTTCCGTGGAAAAATGGCCATCCAGCCGAATAACCCAAATGAAGTAGGGCTTACCGGGCTTTTAGGGTTGCCTTCTGCTTATCACGCAATGCATGAAGCGGATCTGTTACTTCTTTTAGGTACCGATTTTCCATATGAGAAATTCATGCCCGTTAAAAATAAAATTGTTCAGATTGATGAAAGTCCTGAGAGATTAGGACGAAGAGCCAAGCTTGAACTTGGACTGGCGGGAGATGTAAAGGAAACGATCAAGGCTTTATTGCCTTTGTTAAAAGAAAAAACAGATGCAAATTTCCTGAAGCAACAACTGGAATTCTATGAAAAGGTTAAAGAAGATCAGTTAACCTATGTAAAAGACCCCGGAACGGAAAACGGAATTCAGCCGGAGTTTGTTACCTATACTTTAGATAAATTAGCAAAAAAAGATGCGGTTTTCACGGTGGATACAGGAATGTGTTGTGTTTGGGGAGCCAGATATATTACCGGAACGGGCGCAAGAAAAATGCTGGGTTCTTTTAATCATGGTTCTATGGCGAACGCTATGCCGATGGCGATTGGAGCTTCTCTGGCTTATCCGGGAAGACAGGTTATCGCGATGTGTGGAGATGGGGGACTTTCAATGCTTTTGGGAGATATGGCAACCATTTTTCAATATAAACTTCCTGTAAAGATTATTGTATACAATAACAGATCTCTGGGAATGGTAAAGCTGGAGATGGAAGTAGGAGGTATGCCGGATAATGAAACGGATATGGTGAACCCGGATTTTGCAATGATTGCTCACGCCATGGGATATCCCGGAAATAATGTTCACAAACCTGAAGAAGTGGAGACTGCTATTAAAGAATGTCTCGATTACAACGGACCTTATCTCCTGAATATTTTTACCAATCCTAATGCGCTGGCCTTGCCTCCGAAAATTGAATTCGACCAGATTCTTGGGATGACGAAATCAATGGCTCAGCTGATGCTTGGTGGAAAAATGGAAGAAGCGTTAGACACTGTGAAAAGCAATTATAAACACATAAAAGACATATTGTAA
- the miaB gene encoding tRNA (N6-isopentenyl adenosine(37)-C2)-methylthiotransferase MiaB, whose translation MQEKYIDETKQGEAFAIAEKDGNSKKLFLESYGCQMNFSDSEIVASILNEQGYNTTLKVEEADLILLNTCSIREKAEQTVRMRLSQFKNLKKEKPNMTVGVLGCMAERLKTKFLEEEQLVDLVVGPDAYRDLPNLLKETEDGRDAINVILSKEETYADINPVRLGGNGVTAYVTITRGCDNMCTFCVVPFTRGRERSRDPHSILEECKGLWENGYKEITLLGQNVDSYLWYGGGPKKDFIKASEMQKATAVNFAQLLDLVAKAVPQMRIRFSTSNPQDMSIDVFRMMANHENICKYVHLPVQSGSNNMLEAMNRQHTREEYLDLIKKAKEIVPEVAFSQDMIVGFCNETEEDHQDTLSLMREVEYDYGYMFAYSERPGTPAHKKMEDNIPADVKQRRLAEVIALQGELSRNRMKSYVGKVHQVLIEGTSKKNENQWKGRNSQNAVCVFDKLEGQKIGDLVDVFVFDNTQGTLLGETVK comes from the coding sequence GTGCAGGAAAAATATATAGACGAAACAAAACAGGGAGAAGCTTTTGCTATTGCCGAAAAAGATGGTAACTCAAAGAAATTGTTTCTTGAGAGCTATGGATGTCAGATGAATTTCTCCGACTCAGAGATCGTTGCATCCATCCTTAATGAGCAGGGATACAATACCACGCTTAAGGTAGAAGAAGCAGATCTTATCCTTCTGAATACATGTTCTATCCGTGAAAAAGCAGAACAGACCGTAAGAATGCGCCTTTCCCAGTTCAAAAACCTAAAAAAAGAAAAACCCAATATGACAGTTGGAGTTTTGGGTTGCATGGCGGAAAGGCTGAAAACAAAATTCCTGGAAGAAGAACAATTGGTAGATCTTGTAGTGGGTCCCGATGCGTACCGTGATTTACCGAATCTTTTAAAAGAAACCGAAGATGGAAGAGATGCCATCAACGTCATTCTTTCTAAAGAAGAAACGTATGCAGACATCAATCCTGTCCGTTTGGGAGGAAACGGTGTTACGGCTTATGTTACCATTACCAGAGGATGCGATAATATGTGTACATTCTGCGTAGTTCCTTTCACCAGAGGTCGTGAAAGAAGCCGTGATCCGCATTCAATTTTAGAAGAATGTAAAGGTCTTTGGGAAAACGGATATAAGGAAATAACACTTTTGGGGCAAAATGTAGACTCTTACCTTTGGTACGGAGGCGGCCCGAAAAAAGACTTTATCAAAGCATCTGAAATGCAGAAAGCAACTGCTGTGAATTTTGCCCAATTGCTGGATTTAGTAGCGAAAGCAGTTCCTCAGATGAGAATCCGCTTTTCAACCTCAAATCCTCAGGATATGAGCATTGATGTCTTCAGAATGATGGCAAATCACGAAAATATCTGCAAATATGTTCATTTACCGGTTCAGAGCGGAAGCAACAATATGCTGGAAGCAATGAACAGACAACATACCCGTGAAGAATATTTGGATTTAATTAAAAAAGCCAAGGAAATCGTTCCGGAAGTCGCTTTTTCTCAGGACATGATCGTTGGTTTCTGCAATGAAACAGAGGAAGATCACCAGGATACATTGAGCTTAATGAGAGAAGTGGAATATGATTACGGTTATATGTTTGCTTATTCAGAAAGACCGGGAACGCCTGCTCACAAGAAAATGGAGGACAATATTCCTGCAGATGTTAAACAGCGGCGTCTTGCGGAAGTAATTGCTTTACAGGGAGAATTGTCAAGGAATAGAATGAAGTCTTATGTCGGAAAAGTGCATCAGGTTTTAATCGAAGGAACTTCCAAAAAGAATGAAAACCAATGGAAAGGAAGGAATTCCCAGAATGCGGTTTGTGTATTCGATAAGCTGGAGGGTCAGAAAATTGGTGACCTGGTGGATGTTTTTGTTTTTGACAACACCCAGGGTACACTTTTAGGGGAAACAGTGAAGTAG
- a CDS encoding sigma-54 interaction domain-containing protein, whose amino-acid sequence MSNELQNIKNRFGIIGNFPALNRALEKAIQVAPTDISVLVIGESGVGKEFIPKIIHSESKRKHQPYIVVNCGAIPEGTIDSELFGHEKGAFTGATATRKGYFEVADGGTIFLDEVGELPLQTQVRLLRVLESGEFMKVGSSQVQKTNVRIVAATNVNMMKAIQDGRFREDLYYRLNTVQIDMPPLRERKGDIHLLFRKFAIDFAEKYRMPELELEPGAVHYVENYTFPGNVRQLRNLVEQMTVVERNRHVTPEKLAEYIPMESHLPMVVNTPNAQKQSDFGSEREIMYKILFDMRNDINDLKSLTSELIKNRGTSDLSNHEKNLINRIYTPESQQNVAPNSLLYFENKNNDAPVIQNPTIISGQDDSYEDVEDIEIEEHRPESLSLQNNEKDLIIKALEKHKGRRNKAADELGISQRTLYRKIKQYNLEE is encoded by the coding sequence ATGAGCAATGAGCTTCAAAATATAAAAAACCGTTTTGGAATTATCGGGAATTTTCCGGCCTTAAACCGTGCTTTGGAAAAAGCCATCCAGGTAGCACCTACAGATATTTCGGTCCTTGTCATTGGGGAAAGTGGTGTCGGGAAAGAATTTATTCCTAAAATTATTCATTCAGAATCCAAAAGAAAACACCAGCCTTATATTGTGGTGAACTGCGGAGCGATTCCGGAGGGAACCATCGACTCAGAATTATTCGGGCATGAAAAAGGAGCCTTTACCGGAGCTACGGCAACCAGAAAAGGATATTTCGAGGTGGCAGACGGCGGAACCATATTCCTTGATGAGGTAGGGGAATTGCCTTTGCAAACTCAGGTTCGTTTATTAAGAGTGCTGGAAAGCGGGGAATTCATGAAAGTAGGATCTTCACAGGTCCAGAAAACCAATGTGAGAATTGTTGCAGCAACCAATGTTAATATGATGAAGGCCATCCAGGACGGAAGATTCCGGGAAGATCTTTATTATCGTTTAAATACAGTGCAGATCGATATGCCGCCTTTGAGAGAAAGAAAAGGAGATATTCATTTACTATTCAGAAAATTTGCCATCGATTTTGCCGAAAAATACAGAATGCCGGAACTGGAACTTGAGCCGGGAGCGGTGCATTATGTCGAAAATTATACATTTCCCGGAAATGTACGTCAGCTCAGGAATCTTGTTGAGCAGATGACTGTTGTAGAGAGGAACAGGCATGTTACCCCGGAGAAACTGGCAGAGTATATTCCGATGGAGTCTCATCTTCCGATGGTTGTAAATACACCGAATGCTCAAAAACAAAGTGATTTCGGCAGTGAAAGGGAAATCATGTACAAAATTCTCTTCGATATGAGAAACGATATTAATGATTTAAAATCCTTAACTTCGGAATTGATTAAAAACCGCGGTACATCTGATCTGAGCAATCATGAAAAAAATCTGATCAATAGGATTTATACCCCTGAAAGCCAGCAGAATGTAGCGCCAAATTCATTGCTGTATTTTGAAAATAAAAATAATGATGCACCGGTAATCCAGAATCCTACCATTATTTCCGGACAGGACGACAGCTATGAAGATGTGGAAGATATAGAAATTGAAGAGCACAGACCGGAATCCTTATCACTTCAGAACAATGAAAAGGATCTCATTATTAAAGCATTGGAAAAACATAAAGGCAGAAGAAACAAAGCGGCAGATGAATTGGGGATTTCCCAAAGAACCCTGTACAGGAAAATAAAACAATATAACTTAGAAGAATAA
- a CDS encoding LptE family protein: MNFKIKNIKIGQPKFWLLLLCLSVLNSCYTFTGSSLKDEKTIQINEFPNNAPLVNPTLSQQFSTDIQNRFLQRTTLKGTKENPDILVEGEITDYSITPTTISSNTVTNQNTGGVIQESQNKLTITVKVHYENRLHPELSFDRSYSDEAVFNSNLSQSDIESSQVKIATDRIINKIFNDIVANW; this comes from the coding sequence ATGAACTTTAAAATTAAAAATATTAAAATCGGGCAGCCAAAATTTTGGCTTTTGCTGTTGTGTTTGTCGGTGCTGAATTCATGCTACACTTTCACGGGCTCATCTCTTAAAGATGAAAAGACCATTCAGATTAATGAGTTCCCGAACAACGCGCCCTTAGTAAATCCTACGCTCTCGCAGCAGTTCTCTACAGACATTCAGAACAGGTTTTTACAAAGAACAACGTTAAAAGGAACAAAAGAAAACCCGGATATTCTGGTGGAAGGTGAAATTACGGATTATTCAATCACACCTACAACGATCAGCTCTAATACCGTAACCAATCAAAATACGGGAGGAGTAATTCAGGAGTCACAGAATAAACTCACCATTACAGTGAAAGTGCATTATGAAAACAGACTTCATCCTGAACTAAGCTTCGACAGGTCATATTCTGATGAAGCGGTATTCAATAGTAATTTATCGCAATCTGATATCGAAAGCTCTCAGGTGAAAATTGCGACCGACAGGATTATTAATAAGATATTTAACGACATTGTAGCGAACTGGTAA